In Solidesulfovibrio carbinoliphilus subsp. oakridgensis, the sequence TTCCCGGGGCGACGCTTCTGATCGCGCCGGCGGTGGTCTTTGGCGTGGGCCTGCTGGCCGCGCTCCTGAGCCGCCCCATGGAACGGCTCGGGGAAGGCTTTCTGGCCATGGCCACCCTGTGCGTGTCCCTGGTCACCATCAACCTGGCCCTGACCCTGGAGGGCCTGACCGGCGGCTCGGCCGGACTCATGGTCGAAAGCCAGCTCGCCCTGCCCGTGATCGGCCCCCTGGCCGGCGACCGGACCACCTTTTTCCTCTTTTTCGGCCTCATGGCCCTGGGGGCCTACCTCTTCCAGGCCATGCGCGACAGTCGGCTCGGCCGGGCCCTGGCCGCCTGTCGGGACGACCGTCACGCGGCCTCGAGCCTCGGCATCGACCGGCCGGCCGTCCGGGCCGTGTCCTTTGGCCTCGGCGGGGGGCTCTCGGCTGCGGCCGGGGTCATCCACGGCCACTACATCGGCTTCATCAGTCCCGAGCAGTTCAATCTGGAGCTTTCCCTCAAGGCCCTGCTCTTCCTGGTCATCGGCGGGCCGGGCAACCTGTTGCGCCCGCTTCTGGCCGCCCTGGTCCTCGAAACGGCCATGGGCTGGCTGCAGGTCCTCGGCGAGGCCCGCACCCTCGTCAACGGACTGCTCCTCGGCACGGCGCTCCTGGTCGGCTACCACCGGGGCCGGACCGGCCGTCCCCCCTCGCTTCCCTTGCAAAAATGATTTACACGGCTCCCGTTGCGGTTCAAAATCCCTGTCGCCCTTTCGCGACAATCCGTCCTGGAGGCTTCCCCATGGCCAAAATCCTTTTGCTGCTCGCCGCCTTCCTGTGCTGGCCGGCCGCATCCGCCCCGGCCCAGCCGGAAGGCGAACCCATCGTCATCGGCGGCCTGTTCGCCCAGTCCGGCCCGGCCGCCGTGGTCGGCACCCCGAGCAAGCTCGTGGCCGAGATGACCGTCCAGCAGATAAACGACATGGGCGGCATCCTCGGCCGACCCGTCACCCTCATAAGCTACGACACCGAATCCTCGCCCGATGTGGCCCTGCGGCAAGCCCGCCAGCTCGTCGAGGGCGACAAGGTCCTGGCCATCATCGGCCCGACGTCCACGGGAGAGGGCCTGGCCGTCAAGAAATACACCGAAGAGAGCCACGTGCCGGTCATCATGACCGTGGGCGGCGACGCCGTCATCTCCGGCGGCAAGTTCGGGCCCTACGACTGGACCTTCAAGGCCCCCCAGCGCACGGCCACGGCCGTGGCCAAGATCTACGACTACCTCAAGGGCAAAAACATCGCCAAGATCGCGGTCATGAGCTCCAAGGACGCCTTCGGCCAGGACGGACTGAACGATCTCAAGGAAAACGCGTCGAAGTTCGGCATCGAAATCATCGCCGAGGAGACCTTCGATCCCAAGGGCACGGACTTCTCGGCCCAGGCCTTCAAGCTGCAGGCCGCCAAGCCGCAGGCCGTGGTCGTCTGGACCATCGGACCGGCCGGGGCCATCGCGGCCAAAAACTTCGCCGCCCTGCCCGGCGACCGGCCGCTTCTCATCCAGTGCCACGGCCAGCCCGGCCCGAGCTACCTGGAACTGGCCGGCGAGGCGGCCGGCGGCACGGTCATGCCCGGCACCAAGCTCATGGCCCCGGAATCCCTGCCCGACGAGGACCCGCAAAAGCTCGTCATCGAGACCTTCATCAAGGCCTACAAGGACAACGGCATCCAGGAGAAGTTTCCCCTCAACACCCACTCGGGCTACGCCTACGACGCCCTGACCCTCCTGCGGGCCGGTCTGGAGAAGGCCGGCAAGGCCGATCCCGAAGCCCTGCGCGCCGCCCTGGAGAAACTGCAAAACGTGGTCGGCGTCTCCGGTGTCTACAATCTCTCCTCCCAGGACCACAACGGCCTGCACGCCGATTCGCTCATCATGCTCATCGTCGACTCCGGCCGCTTCAAACTCGCGCCGTAGCGGGAGAAAAGAGAAGATGCGAGAGGGACCCCTTTTTGAAAAAAGGGGTCCCTCTCGCGCTCTCCTCCCCAAAAACTTTCAAAGGGGGCGCGATTGGCCGATAAGTGCTGTTCCCGCAGGCCTCGCCGGCCACTCGGCCGTCCGTTCCCCCGTCGAGGGGGTCCGGGGGGCCCTCTTCCGGTGACGCCCCCCGGCGGGGTGCAGGGGTGGCGCCCCTGCTTGCACG encodes:
- a CDS encoding branched-chain amino acid ABC transporter permease codes for the protein MTALRLPRQASLGLFFAALALVGLVTPSYRLLGVNQHLFLALNVLALNFCLGLGGQISLAQAAFAGLGAYGSVLLHARFPGATLLIAPAVVFGVGLLAALLSRPMERLGEGFLAMATLCVSLVTINLALTLEGLTGGSAGLMVESQLALPVIGPLAGDRTTFFLFFGLMALGAYLFQAMRDSRLGRALAACRDDRHAASSLGIDRPAVRAVSFGLGGGLSAAAGVIHGHYIGFISPEQFNLELSLKALLFLVIGGPGNLLRPLLAALVLETAMGWLQVLGEARTLVNGLLLGTALLVGYHRGRTGRPPSLPLQK
- a CDS encoding ABC transporter substrate-binding protein, with protein sequence MAKILLLLAAFLCWPAASAPAQPEGEPIVIGGLFAQSGPAAVVGTPSKLVAEMTVQQINDMGGILGRPVTLISYDTESSPDVALRQARQLVEGDKVLAIIGPTSTGEGLAVKKYTEESHVPVIMTVGGDAVISGGKFGPYDWTFKAPQRTATAVAKIYDYLKGKNIAKIAVMSSKDAFGQDGLNDLKENASKFGIEIIAEETFDPKGTDFSAQAFKLQAAKPQAVVVWTIGPAGAIAAKNFAALPGDRPLLIQCHGQPGPSYLELAGEAAGGTVMPGTKLMAPESLPDEDPQKLVIETFIKAYKDNGIQEKFPLNTHSGYAYDALTLLRAGLEKAGKADPEALRAALEKLQNVVGVSGVYNLSSQDHNGLHADSLIMLIVDSGRFKLAP